Within Trichoderma atroviride chromosome 2, complete sequence, the genomic segment TGGAGGAAGCATCCGTTGGCCTCACCCAATAATGACGGGCTGGAGAGTGCATTTGTATATACCAGCTCTAGGATGAATGCAATACAAAAGACTATAAACATGAGCAATTCTCTATTGAGGTTGGACGGGGCCGAATTGTGCTGCTCAGTATTAGTACTTGCTACCAAGTTTAGGCAATTCACTTATTCCGAGATGCTGCACAAGGCAGTAAATCAATTTCAAGCCATCTGATATATGAAGccactttttgtttttaattCCCAACTATTGTATCATTATACATCCAGCATTCTCTCATGCTTGCAAATCCACTTGTCAACACCAAATCTCGACCCATTTCAGTACCATAAAATATCATCCCGGCTAAAGATTACTTCTTCCTCAGTCGACGTCATAAAGATCCTTGTGAGCAAATCCAACTCGCCCTCTCTCGAGATCAAAGGCCAAATACAGCGCCTTGAGCATAATATCCCCTATCACTGTAACGGATAAATCCTCAGCGCTCTGCATGCCTCCCCAACAATAAGATGGGTCGATTTCAACAGGGCCGTAGTTGAGATACGATCCAGGAATGGTCAAAGTACGGTCACTCCCAGGAATTTTGAGCATGAGATTGGGCAAGTCTTTGGCAACCTCGCAGGGGAACGTAAATGCGTTGGCCAGCCTTTGGTCCATTTTCATCCCTGGGACTGTGAACCAGTAGCCACTCGCTAGATTATCAGGCAAGAACATCAGCGTAGTGCCCGTATCAATTGTTGCCTTGAACTTCTGCGAGTACCATGGCGTCGTCTGCTCTCCCCAAGTTGTGAGATTGAACTCGATATCCCAGTGAGGACTATCAGGATCCGTATCGACCCATGTTATTGCTTCCGAGGTCCGACTTTCATTGAGGTAGCCAAAAGTGAAGAGACCTGAGGCATTCCGATTCAGGTCAACGCCAATCATCTgatgctccagctgctggcgcaGTAAACTGAGGAAAGACGGTACCGGAGGGCTAACATTGTTCGGTAACCTCTTGGCTAAGCCTAGGATACCACTTAGttcgatttcttcttcgaagCGGCTGGTGACCATTTCTGCCGATTGTACAGCTGCGTTTTCAACTTTGAAATTTCCTAAATGGACCGTGTCGTGGTAGACGATACCATCAGCCGAGGTACCATCCACTATTTACCCGTTAGAAAAAGCGTTATTAATATACCAAACACTCCATGACAGCTTATCTCCTCTACTCACAGTATTCGACAGACCATCTGGCATCTTGAATGAGATGAGCAGTCGTAGAGTCGTTGGGATGATATCGTGGAGCCCATGGACCCTTTTGGTTGACGCGATATCTGGTATCAGTTGATTGAATCCATCTTGAGTCGACGATATTAGCAACACAATCTTGGCTACTTGTAGGATGAAGACATGCCGCCCAAACTTACAGATCGGAAGATCCAGTGTCCAGGGCCAGCTTCAACGTTTGAGGCGGACTTCCAACTTGAACATCAGCCACATAGATGTCGTCGCTTCCTATAGGTTCAACATCGACCTGACCAACTGCACATCCTCAGCATCTGATTATGAATTAGCAAAGACACACCTAGAGAAAGCTTACCGCCGTCAATCAAGGCAAACGAAGACGCAATCTCTCTAGGCACTCCCTTGCCCCATTTGTGGCGCGCAGCAGCCCAATCGCGCACAAAGTTTCGAGAggcatctttttttggggTTCACGGCGAGTGCAAATCCAGCGGGAGATCTTGCAGCGTTTGGAGA encodes:
- a CDS encoding uncharacterized protein (EggNog:ENOG41~MEROPS:MER0000928), which produces MFEIDGTPSLPIENLNGKEGERVPDPNLVPVLNFTYLRWSYSVVHMQVDVEPIGSDDIYVADVQVGSPPQTLKLALDTGSSDLWIQSTDTRYRVNQKGPWAPRYHPNDSTTAHLIQDARWSVEYLDGTSADGIVYHDTVHLGNFKVENAAVQSAEMVTSRFEEEIELSGILGLAKRLPNNVSPPVPSFLSLLRQQLEHQMIGVDLNRNASGLFTFGYLNESRTSEAITWVDTDPDSPHWDIEFNLTTWGEQTTPWYSQKFKATIDTGTTLMFLPDNLASGYWFTVPGMKMDQRLANAFTFPCEVAKDLPNLMLKIPGSDRTLTIPGSYLNYGPVEIDPSYCWGGMQSAEDLSVTVIGDIMLKALYLAFDLERGRVGFAHKDLYDVD